In Papio anubis isolate 15944 chromosome 17, Panubis1.0, whole genome shotgun sequence, the following are encoded in one genomic region:
- the SGSM2 gene encoding small G protein signaling modulator 2 isoform X2, with product MGSAEGAVKEKLLWNVKKEVKQIMEEAVTRKFVHEDSSHIIALCGAVEACLLHQLRRRAAGFLRSDKMAALFTKVGKTCPVAGEICHKVQELQQQAEGRKPSGASQEALRRQGSASGKASALSPQALKHIWVRTALIDRVLDKVVQYLAENCSKYYEKEALLADPVFGPILASLLVGPCALEYTKLKTADHYWTDPSADELVQRHRIRGPPARQDSPAKRPALGIRKRHSSGSASEDRLAACARECVESLHQNSRTRLLYGKNHVLVQPKEDMEAVPGYLSLHQSAESLTLKWTPNQLMNGTLGDSELEKSVYWDYALVVPFSQVVCIHCHQQKSGGTLVLVSQDGIQRPPLHFPQGGHLLSFLSCLENGLLPRGQLEPPLWTQQGKGKVFPKLRKRSSIRSVDMEEMGAGRATDYVFRIIYPGHRHEHNAGDMIEMQGFGPSLPAWHLEPLCSQGSSCLSCSSSSSPHATPSHCSCIPDRLPLRLLCESMKRQIMSRAFYGWLAHCRHLSTVRTHLSALVHHSIIPPDRPPGASAGLTKDTWSKYQKDKKNYEELELLRQVYYGGIEHELRKDVWPFLLGHYTFGMSKKEMEQVDAVVAARYQQVLAEWKACEVVVRQREREAHPATRTKFSSGSSIDSHVQRLIHRDSTISNDVFISVDELEPPGPQDPEDSRPKPEQEAGAGTPGTAAVEQQHSVEFDSPDSGLPSSRNYSVASGIQSSLDEGQSVGFEEEDGGGEEGSSGLSPAAHTFSEPQDPSQEKPPQAGELEAGEELAAVCAAAYTIELLDTVALNLHRIDKDVQRCDRNYWYFTPPNLERLRDVMCSYVWEHLDVGYVQGMCDLLAPLLVTLDNDQLAYSCFSHLMKRMSQNFPNGGAMDTHFANMRSLIQILDSELFELMHQNGDYTHFYFCYRWFLLDFKRELLYEDVFAVWEVIWAARHISSEHFVLFIALALVEVYREVIRDNNMDFTDIIKFFNERAEHHDAQEILRLARDLVHKVQLLIENK from the exons GTGCGGTGGAGGCTTGCCTCTTGCATCAGCTGAGACGCCGTGCCGCCGGCTTCCTGCGCAGTGACAAGATGGCAGCCCTGTTCACCAAGGTGGGGAAGACGTGCCCAGTGGCAGGGGAGATTTGCCACAAGGTACAGGAGCTGCAGCAACAAGCAGAGGGCAG GAAACCCTCAGGGGCCAGCCAGGAGGCGCTGCGGAGACAGGGCTCAGCCAGCGGGAAGGCTTCGGCCCTCAGCCCTCAGGCCTTAAAACACATATGGGTGCGCACGGCGCTCATCGACAGAGTTCTGGACAAGGTTGTGCAGTACCTGGCGGAAAACTGCAG CAAGTACTACGAGAAGGAGGCGTTGCTGGCAGACCCCGTGTTCGGCCCGATCCTGGCCTCTCTTCTAG TGGGACCCTGTGCCTTGGAATACACTAAGCTCAAGACAGCTGATCACTACTGGACTGACCCCTCTGCTGATGAGCTGGTCCAGAGGCACCGCATCCGGGGTCCGCCTGCTCGCCAGGACTCCCCTGCAAAGCGCCCAGCCCTGGGG ATCCGGAAGCGGCACTCCAGCGGCAGCGCGTCGGAGGACAGGCTGGCTGCCTGTGCCCGCGAGTGTGTGGAGTCCCTGCACCAGAACTCACGGACGCGGCTGCTCTATGGCAAGAACCACGTGCTGGTGCAGCCG AAGGAGGACATGGAGGCGGTCCCTGGCTACCTGTCCCTGCACCAGTCTGCAGAGAGCCTGACTCTGAAGTGGACCCCCAACCAGCTCATGAACGGGACTCTGGGGGACTCCGAGCTGGAAAAGAG CGTTTACTGGGACTATGCCCTGGTGGTGCCCTTCAGCCAGGTGGTGTGCATCCACTGCCACCAGCAAA AGAGCGGCGGCACGCTCGTGCTGGTGAGCCAGGATGGCATCCAGAGGCCGCCGCTGCATTTCCCGCAGGGAGGACACCTGCTGTCCTTTCTGTCCTGTCTGGAGAATGGGCTGCTGCCTCGGGGACAGCTGGAGCCTCCGCTGTGGACCCAGCAGGGGAAG GGCAAGGTGTTTCCCAAGCTACGGAAACGCAGCAGCATACGCTCCGTGGATATGGAGGAGATGGGCGCGGGGCGGGCCACCGACTATGTGTTCCGGATCATCTACCCCGGCCACAGGCATGAGCACA ATGCTGGTGACATGATCGAGATGCAGGGCTTTGggcccagcctgccagcctggcACCTGGAGCCCCTGTGCAgtcagggatcctcctgcctctcctgctcCTCCAGCAGCTCGCCACATGCAACCCCCAGCCACTGTAGCTGCATCCCCGACCG GTTGCCGCTCAGGCTGCTGTGTGAGAGCATGAAGAGGCAGATCATGTCCCGGGCCTTCTACGGCT GGCTGGCACACTGCCGCCACCTGTCCACGGTGCGGACCCATCTGTCAGCGCTGGTGCACCATAGCATTATTCCACCTGACCGGCCCCCGGGGGCCTCCGCAGGCCTCACCAAGGACACGTGGAGCAAGTATCAGAAGGACAAAAAG AACTACGAAGAGCTGGAGCTGCTGCGGCAAGTTTACTACGGAGGCATAGAGCACGAGCTCCGCAAGGACGTCTGGCCCTTTCTGCTCGGCCACTACACGTTCGGCATGAGCAAGAAGGAGATGGAGCAG GTGGATGCAGTGGTGGCAGCGAGGTACCAGCAGGTGTTGGCAGAGTGGAAGGCCTGCGAGGTGGTGGTGAGGCAGCGGGAGCGGGAGGCCCACCCAGCCACACGCACCAAGTTCTCCTCGGGCAGCAGCATCGACAGCCACGTGCAGCGCCTCATCCACCGAGACTCCACCATCAGCAACGAT GTGTTTATCTCTGTGGATGAACTGGAGCCCCCGGGGCCCCAGGACCCTGAAGATTCCAGACCAAAGCCTGAGCAGGAAGCAGGAGCCGGGACTCCGGGCACCGCCGCGGTGGAGCAGCAGCATTCCGTGGAGTTCGACTCCCCAGACTCAGGACTGCCCTCCTCCCGCAATTACTCCGTGGCCTCGGGCATCCAGTCAAGCCTAGATGAGGGGCAGAGCGTAGGCTTCGAAGAGGAGGACGGCGGCGGGGAGGAAGGCTCCAGTGGGCTCAGCCCTGCAGCTCACACTTTCTCGGAGCCCCAGGATCCCAGCCAGGAGAAGCCTCCTCAGGCCGGAGAACTGGAGGCGGGGGAGGAGCTTGCAGCTGTGTGTGCAGCTGCCTACACT ATAGAATTACTGGACACTGTGGCCTTAAACCTGCACCGCATAGACAAGGATGTGCAGAGATGTGACCGCAACTACTGGTACTTCACGCCCCCCAACCTGGAGAGGCTCAGAGACGTCATGTGCAG CTACGTGTGGGAGCACCTGGACGTGGGCTATGTGCAGGGCATGTGCGATCTGCTGGCACCTCTCCTGGTCACCCTCGACAACG ATCAGCTGGCCTACAGCTGCTTCAGCCACCTCATGAAGAGGATGAGCCAGAACTTCCCCAACGGGGGTGCCATGGACACCCACTTTGCCAACATGCGCTCCCTCATCCAG ATCCTGGACTCAGAGCTGTTTGAGCTGATGCATCAGAATGGAGACTACACCCACTTCTACTTCTGTTATCGCTGGTTCCTGCTGGATTTTAAGAGGG AACTGCTGTACGAGGATGTGTTTGCTGTGTGGGAGGTGATCTGGGCAGCCAGGCACATCTCGTCGGAGCACTTTGTCCTGTTCATCGCCCTGGCCCTGGTGGAGGTCTACCGAGAGGTCATCCGCGACAACAACATGGACTTCACTGACATCATCAAGTTTTTCAACG AACGCGCTGAGCATCACGATGCCCAGGAGATCCTGCGGCTCGCCCGGGACCTCGTCCACAAGGTGCAGCTGCTCATAGAGAACAAGTGA
- the SGSM2 gene encoding small G protein signaling modulator 2 isoform X1, translating to MGSAEGAVKEKLLWNVKKEVKQIMEEAVTRKFVHEDSSHIIALCGAVEACLLHQLRRRAAGFLRSDKMAALFTKVGKTCPVAGEICHKVQELQQQAEGRKPSGASQEALRRQGSASGKASALSPQALKHIWVRTALIDRVLDKVVQYLAENCSKYYEKEALLADPVFGPILASLLVGPCALEYTKLKTADHYWTDPSADELVQRHRIRGPPARQDSPAKRPALGIRKRHSSGSASEDRLAACARECVESLHQNSRTRLLYGKNHVLVQPKEDMEAVPGYLSLHQSAESLTLKWTPNQLMNGTLGDSELEKSVYWDYALVVPFSQVVCIHCHQQKSGGTLVLVSQDGIQRPPLHFPQGGHLLSFLSCLENGLLPRGQLEPPLWTQQGKGKVFPKLRKRSSIRSVDMEEMGAGRATDYVFRIIYPGHRHEHITINYHHLAASRAASVDDDEEEEDKLHAMLSMICSRNLTAPNPMKDAGDMIEMQGFGPSLPAWHLEPLCSQGSSCLSCSSSSSPHATPSHCSCIPDRLPLRLLCESMKRQIMSRAFYGWLAHCRHLSTVRTHLSALVHHSIIPPDRPPGASAGLTKDTWSKYQKDKKNYEELELLRQVYYGGIEHELRKDVWPFLLGHYTFGMSKKEMEQVDAVVAARYQQVLAEWKACEVVVRQREREAHPATRTKFSSGSSIDSHVQRLIHRDSTISNDVFISVDELEPPGPQDPEDSRPKPEQEAGAGTPGTAAVEQQHSVEFDSPDSGLPSSRNYSVASGIQSSLDEGQSVGFEEEDGGGEEGSSGLSPAAHTFSEPQDPSQEKPPQAGELEAGEELAAVCAAAYTIELLDTVALNLHRIDKDVQRCDRNYWYFTPPNLERLRDVMCSYVWEHLDVGYVQGMCDLLAPLLVTLDNDQLAYSCFSHLMKRMSQNFPNGGAMDTHFANMRSLIQILDSELFELMHQNGDYTHFYFCYRWFLLDFKRELLYEDVFAVWEVIWAARHISSEHFVLFIALALVEVYREVIRDNNMDFTDIIKFFNERAEHHDAQEILRLARDLVHKVQLLIENK from the exons GTGCGGTGGAGGCTTGCCTCTTGCATCAGCTGAGACGCCGTGCCGCCGGCTTCCTGCGCAGTGACAAGATGGCAGCCCTGTTCACCAAGGTGGGGAAGACGTGCCCAGTGGCAGGGGAGATTTGCCACAAGGTACAGGAGCTGCAGCAACAAGCAGAGGGCAG GAAACCCTCAGGGGCCAGCCAGGAGGCGCTGCGGAGACAGGGCTCAGCCAGCGGGAAGGCTTCGGCCCTCAGCCCTCAGGCCTTAAAACACATATGGGTGCGCACGGCGCTCATCGACAGAGTTCTGGACAAGGTTGTGCAGTACCTGGCGGAAAACTGCAG CAAGTACTACGAGAAGGAGGCGTTGCTGGCAGACCCCGTGTTCGGCCCGATCCTGGCCTCTCTTCTAG TGGGACCCTGTGCCTTGGAATACACTAAGCTCAAGACAGCTGATCACTACTGGACTGACCCCTCTGCTGATGAGCTGGTCCAGAGGCACCGCATCCGGGGTCCGCCTGCTCGCCAGGACTCCCCTGCAAAGCGCCCAGCCCTGGGG ATCCGGAAGCGGCACTCCAGCGGCAGCGCGTCGGAGGACAGGCTGGCTGCCTGTGCCCGCGAGTGTGTGGAGTCCCTGCACCAGAACTCACGGACGCGGCTGCTCTATGGCAAGAACCACGTGCTGGTGCAGCCG AAGGAGGACATGGAGGCGGTCCCTGGCTACCTGTCCCTGCACCAGTCTGCAGAGAGCCTGACTCTGAAGTGGACCCCCAACCAGCTCATGAACGGGACTCTGGGGGACTCCGAGCTGGAAAAGAG CGTTTACTGGGACTATGCCCTGGTGGTGCCCTTCAGCCAGGTGGTGTGCATCCACTGCCACCAGCAAA AGAGCGGCGGCACGCTCGTGCTGGTGAGCCAGGATGGCATCCAGAGGCCGCCGCTGCATTTCCCGCAGGGAGGACACCTGCTGTCCTTTCTGTCCTGTCTGGAGAATGGGCTGCTGCCTCGGGGACAGCTGGAGCCTCCGCTGTGGACCCAGCAGGGGAAG GGCAAGGTGTTTCCCAAGCTACGGAAACGCAGCAGCATACGCTCCGTGGATATGGAGGAGATGGGCGCGGGGCGGGCCACCGACTATGTGTTCCGGATCATCTACCCCGGCCACAGGCATGAGCACA TCACTATTAACTACCACCACCTAGCGGCCAGCCGCGCGGCCTCGGTGGACgatgatgaggaagaggaggataaACTGCACGCAATGCTCTCAATGATCTGCTCGCGGAACCTCACAGCTCCCAATCCGATGAAAG ATGCTGGTGACATGATCGAGATGCAGGGCTTTGggcccagcctgccagcctggcACCTGGAGCCCCTGTGCAgtcagggatcctcctgcctctcctgctcCTCCAGCAGCTCGCCACATGCAACCCCCAGCCACTGTAGCTGCATCCCCGACCG GTTGCCGCTCAGGCTGCTGTGTGAGAGCATGAAGAGGCAGATCATGTCCCGGGCCTTCTACGGCT GGCTGGCACACTGCCGCCACCTGTCCACGGTGCGGACCCATCTGTCAGCGCTGGTGCACCATAGCATTATTCCACCTGACCGGCCCCCGGGGGCCTCCGCAGGCCTCACCAAGGACACGTGGAGCAAGTATCAGAAGGACAAAAAG AACTACGAAGAGCTGGAGCTGCTGCGGCAAGTTTACTACGGAGGCATAGAGCACGAGCTCCGCAAGGACGTCTGGCCCTTTCTGCTCGGCCACTACACGTTCGGCATGAGCAAGAAGGAGATGGAGCAG GTGGATGCAGTGGTGGCAGCGAGGTACCAGCAGGTGTTGGCAGAGTGGAAGGCCTGCGAGGTGGTGGTGAGGCAGCGGGAGCGGGAGGCCCACCCAGCCACACGCACCAAGTTCTCCTCGGGCAGCAGCATCGACAGCCACGTGCAGCGCCTCATCCACCGAGACTCCACCATCAGCAACGAT GTGTTTATCTCTGTGGATGAACTGGAGCCCCCGGGGCCCCAGGACCCTGAAGATTCCAGACCAAAGCCTGAGCAGGAAGCAGGAGCCGGGACTCCGGGCACCGCCGCGGTGGAGCAGCAGCATTCCGTGGAGTTCGACTCCCCAGACTCAGGACTGCCCTCCTCCCGCAATTACTCCGTGGCCTCGGGCATCCAGTCAAGCCTAGATGAGGGGCAGAGCGTAGGCTTCGAAGAGGAGGACGGCGGCGGGGAGGAAGGCTCCAGTGGGCTCAGCCCTGCAGCTCACACTTTCTCGGAGCCCCAGGATCCCAGCCAGGAGAAGCCTCCTCAGGCCGGAGAACTGGAGGCGGGGGAGGAGCTTGCAGCTGTGTGTGCAGCTGCCTACACT ATAGAATTACTGGACACTGTGGCCTTAAACCTGCACCGCATAGACAAGGATGTGCAGAGATGTGACCGCAACTACTGGTACTTCACGCCCCCCAACCTGGAGAGGCTCAGAGACGTCATGTGCAG CTACGTGTGGGAGCACCTGGACGTGGGCTATGTGCAGGGCATGTGCGATCTGCTGGCACCTCTCCTGGTCACCCTCGACAACG ATCAGCTGGCCTACAGCTGCTTCAGCCACCTCATGAAGAGGATGAGCCAGAACTTCCCCAACGGGGGTGCCATGGACACCCACTTTGCCAACATGCGCTCCCTCATCCAG ATCCTGGACTCAGAGCTGTTTGAGCTGATGCATCAGAATGGAGACTACACCCACTTCTACTTCTGTTATCGCTGGTTCCTGCTGGATTTTAAGAGGG AACTGCTGTACGAGGATGTGTTTGCTGTGTGGGAGGTGATCTGGGCAGCCAGGCACATCTCGTCGGAGCACTTTGTCCTGTTCATCGCCCTGGCCCTGGTGGAGGTCTACCGAGAGGTCATCCGCGACAACAACATGGACTTCACTGACATCATCAAGTTTTTCAACG AACGCGCTGAGCATCACGATGCCCAGGAGATCCTGCGGCTCGCCCGGGACCTCGTCCACAAGGTGCAGCTGCTCATAGAGAACAAGTGA
- the SGSM2 gene encoding small G protein signaling modulator 2 isoform X3, which yields MAALFTKVGKTCPVAGEICHKVQELQQQAEGRKPSGASQEALRRQGSASGKASALSPQALKHIWVRTALIDRVLDKVVQYLAENCSKYYEKEALLADPVFGPILASLLVGPCALEYTKLKTADHYWTDPSADELVQRHRIRGPPARQDSPAKRPALGIRKRHSSGSASEDRLAACARECVESLHQNSRTRLLYGKNHVLVQPKEDMEAVPGYLSLHQSAESLTLKWTPNQLMNGTLGDSELEKSVYWDYALVVPFSQVVCIHCHQQKSGGTLVLVSQDGIQRPPLHFPQGGHLLSFLSCLENGLLPRGQLEPPLWTQQGKGKVFPKLRKRSSIRSVDMEEMGAGRATDYVFRIIYPGHRHEHITINYHHLAASRAASVDDDEEEEDKLHAMLSMICSRNLTAPNPMKDAGDMIEMQGFGPSLPAWHLEPLCSQGSSCLSCSSSSSPHATPSHCSCIPDRLPLRLLCESMKRQIMSRAFYGWLAHCRHLSTVRTHLSALVHHSIIPPDRPPGASAGLTKDTWSKYQKDKKNYEELELLRQVYYGGIEHELRKDVWPFLLGHYTFGMSKKEMEQVDAVVAARYQQVLAEWKACEVVVRQREREAHPATRTKFSSGSSIDSHVQRLIHRDSTISNDVFISVDELEPPGPQDPEDSRPKPEQEAGAGTPGTAAVEQQHSVEFDSPDSGLPSSRNYSVASGIQSSLDEGQSVGFEEEDGGGEEGSSGLSPAAHTFSEPQDPSQEKPPQAGELEAGEELAAVCAAAYTIELLDTVALNLHRIDKDVQRCDRNYWYFTPPNLERLRDVMCSYVWEHLDVGYVQGMCDLLAPLLVTLDNDQLAYSCFSHLMKRMSQNFPNGGAMDTHFANMRSLIQILDSELFELMHQNGDYTHFYFCYRWFLLDFKRELLYEDVFAVWEVIWAARHISSEHFVLFIALALVEVYREVIRDNNMDFTDIIKFFNERAEHHDAQEILRLARDLVHKVQLLIENK from the exons ATGGCAGCCCTGTTCACCAAGGTGGGGAAGACGTGCCCAGTGGCAGGGGAGATTTGCCACAAGGTACAGGAGCTGCAGCAACAAGCAGAGGGCAG GAAACCCTCAGGGGCCAGCCAGGAGGCGCTGCGGAGACAGGGCTCAGCCAGCGGGAAGGCTTCGGCCCTCAGCCCTCAGGCCTTAAAACACATATGGGTGCGCACGGCGCTCATCGACAGAGTTCTGGACAAGGTTGTGCAGTACCTGGCGGAAAACTGCAG CAAGTACTACGAGAAGGAGGCGTTGCTGGCAGACCCCGTGTTCGGCCCGATCCTGGCCTCTCTTCTAG TGGGACCCTGTGCCTTGGAATACACTAAGCTCAAGACAGCTGATCACTACTGGACTGACCCCTCTGCTGATGAGCTGGTCCAGAGGCACCGCATCCGGGGTCCGCCTGCTCGCCAGGACTCCCCTGCAAAGCGCCCAGCCCTGGGG ATCCGGAAGCGGCACTCCAGCGGCAGCGCGTCGGAGGACAGGCTGGCTGCCTGTGCCCGCGAGTGTGTGGAGTCCCTGCACCAGAACTCACGGACGCGGCTGCTCTATGGCAAGAACCACGTGCTGGTGCAGCCG AAGGAGGACATGGAGGCGGTCCCTGGCTACCTGTCCCTGCACCAGTCTGCAGAGAGCCTGACTCTGAAGTGGACCCCCAACCAGCTCATGAACGGGACTCTGGGGGACTCCGAGCTGGAAAAGAG CGTTTACTGGGACTATGCCCTGGTGGTGCCCTTCAGCCAGGTGGTGTGCATCCACTGCCACCAGCAAA AGAGCGGCGGCACGCTCGTGCTGGTGAGCCAGGATGGCATCCAGAGGCCGCCGCTGCATTTCCCGCAGGGAGGACACCTGCTGTCCTTTCTGTCCTGTCTGGAGAATGGGCTGCTGCCTCGGGGACAGCTGGAGCCTCCGCTGTGGACCCAGCAGGGGAAG GGCAAGGTGTTTCCCAAGCTACGGAAACGCAGCAGCATACGCTCCGTGGATATGGAGGAGATGGGCGCGGGGCGGGCCACCGACTATGTGTTCCGGATCATCTACCCCGGCCACAGGCATGAGCACA TCACTATTAACTACCACCACCTAGCGGCCAGCCGCGCGGCCTCGGTGGACgatgatgaggaagaggaggataaACTGCACGCAATGCTCTCAATGATCTGCTCGCGGAACCTCACAGCTCCCAATCCGATGAAAG ATGCTGGTGACATGATCGAGATGCAGGGCTTTGggcccagcctgccagcctggcACCTGGAGCCCCTGTGCAgtcagggatcctcctgcctctcctgctcCTCCAGCAGCTCGCCACATGCAACCCCCAGCCACTGTAGCTGCATCCCCGACCG GTTGCCGCTCAGGCTGCTGTGTGAGAGCATGAAGAGGCAGATCATGTCCCGGGCCTTCTACGGCT GGCTGGCACACTGCCGCCACCTGTCCACGGTGCGGACCCATCTGTCAGCGCTGGTGCACCATAGCATTATTCCACCTGACCGGCCCCCGGGGGCCTCCGCAGGCCTCACCAAGGACACGTGGAGCAAGTATCAGAAGGACAAAAAG AACTACGAAGAGCTGGAGCTGCTGCGGCAAGTTTACTACGGAGGCATAGAGCACGAGCTCCGCAAGGACGTCTGGCCCTTTCTGCTCGGCCACTACACGTTCGGCATGAGCAAGAAGGAGATGGAGCAG GTGGATGCAGTGGTGGCAGCGAGGTACCAGCAGGTGTTGGCAGAGTGGAAGGCCTGCGAGGTGGTGGTGAGGCAGCGGGAGCGGGAGGCCCACCCAGCCACACGCACCAAGTTCTCCTCGGGCAGCAGCATCGACAGCCACGTGCAGCGCCTCATCCACCGAGACTCCACCATCAGCAACGAT GTGTTTATCTCTGTGGATGAACTGGAGCCCCCGGGGCCCCAGGACCCTGAAGATTCCAGACCAAAGCCTGAGCAGGAAGCAGGAGCCGGGACTCCGGGCACCGCCGCGGTGGAGCAGCAGCATTCCGTGGAGTTCGACTCCCCAGACTCAGGACTGCCCTCCTCCCGCAATTACTCCGTGGCCTCGGGCATCCAGTCAAGCCTAGATGAGGGGCAGAGCGTAGGCTTCGAAGAGGAGGACGGCGGCGGGGAGGAAGGCTCCAGTGGGCTCAGCCCTGCAGCTCACACTTTCTCGGAGCCCCAGGATCCCAGCCAGGAGAAGCCTCCTCAGGCCGGAGAACTGGAGGCGGGGGAGGAGCTTGCAGCTGTGTGTGCAGCTGCCTACACT ATAGAATTACTGGACACTGTGGCCTTAAACCTGCACCGCATAGACAAGGATGTGCAGAGATGTGACCGCAACTACTGGTACTTCACGCCCCCCAACCTGGAGAGGCTCAGAGACGTCATGTGCAG CTACGTGTGGGAGCACCTGGACGTGGGCTATGTGCAGGGCATGTGCGATCTGCTGGCACCTCTCCTGGTCACCCTCGACAACG ATCAGCTGGCCTACAGCTGCTTCAGCCACCTCATGAAGAGGATGAGCCAGAACTTCCCCAACGGGGGTGCCATGGACACCCACTTTGCCAACATGCGCTCCCTCATCCAG ATCCTGGACTCAGAGCTGTTTGAGCTGATGCATCAGAATGGAGACTACACCCACTTCTACTTCTGTTATCGCTGGTTCCTGCTGGATTTTAAGAGGG AACTGCTGTACGAGGATGTGTTTGCTGTGTGGGAGGTGATCTGGGCAGCCAGGCACATCTCGTCGGAGCACTTTGTCCTGTTCATCGCCCTGGCCCTGGTGGAGGTCTACCGAGAGGTCATCCGCGACAACAACATGGACTTCACTGACATCATCAAGTTTTTCAACG AACGCGCTGAGCATCACGATGCCCAGGAGATCCTGCGGCTCGCCCGGGACCTCGTCCACAAGGTGCAGCTGCTCATAGAGAACAAGTGA